A window of Roseiflexus castenholzii DSM 13941 genomic DNA:
GCGAGGCGAGGAACCCGACCATCGCGTCGCGCGAGATGTATCTCGCATTGGTGGAGAAGCGCGAGGGGTGAAGTCAGGGGTTGCGTGAAGGAAAGCGGTGCATGTTGAACGTGGGACAGCGAGTAATACCAATGACCTGTGACCATCCGGCATGGTCACCCCGAGCAGCGCGAGGGGTCGTGCGCGACCCGCGCCGATTCCTCGCTGCGTTTACCCTGAGCGAAGCGAAGGGCTCGGAATGACACGCATGCGGCATCGTCAATCGTCATTGGTATAAAACGTCTGCGCGCTGGCGCCGAGCAGGGTACGAATGCTCTACTCGACGGCGGCAGGTCATCGGCGGAGTAGAGATAATCGCCACCCCTTTGCGCGACCTCACCTGCCGTGAAGAACCGTCACCATCTCCCTGACCGTTGCCTCCACCTTCGCGCGATAGGCGGCATACAGCGCCTCCCGGTCAGGAAGAGTTCGGTCGAGGATGAAAGGGAATGTCTGCACCGGCGCGCCGAAGACGCTGCGCATGGCATCGATGGTCTGCGCCTGTCGGCGATTGACCTTGACCGGATCGGCGTAGAAGTCGAGCAGGTTTTCATTGGCGCCAAAGTCATCGACGATTAGAATCTCGGTTGGTTGTTCGCCGAGTCCTTCCTGCACACGCCGCCAGAAGAGCGCGCTGTCTTTGCGCACGCCAAGGTCGGCTGAATTGGCGATCAGGACGGCGCGTGATGGCGGACGATCGCCATTCGGCGTCGAGATAATCTGCGGTGACGTTTTGCCGGTGTCATCGGTGCGCAATGCCGCTGCGTGCCATCCCATCGCGGCGATCTGTCGCGCAATATGGTCGGTGGCTTCAGCGTAGTGATCGGTGGCGACCAGAGGCGTCATATGCTCCGCCGATTGCATGGCGTCGAAGAGCGGGCGCCACGCCGGGTCGATGACCGATGCCTGAAGGTATGCCTGCACGAACCGTTCAGCACGCTGAAGCGCGTCGTCACACGACAGACGCCGGGCGATAAGGAGCGCATATGGGGTGGGTGTTGTGCTGCCGGTTTCCCACGTCGGCTTCACGATGTCGTTCCAGTAGCGTTCGACATCCACACCCAGGTCCCATAGCCCGCTGTGACGTAGCGTCCGCTCCAGGCGATCCGGCATACCGAAGCGCACCGCCTCCAGGCTCAACATGCCCGAAAAGTCCAGCGCCAGCAACTGGTGTGTCATCACGGCATCCACTGTTCAAGACGGTAGGCGCTATCCCAAAACATCCACTCCAACCGTGAAGAGTGCACAAAAGCGTCGCGCATACGGGCTTTCTGCGGTTCAGATGCCTGGTCAGCGATGGCGTCGGTCAGGTCAATCGCGCGATTGACCCATTCGGCGAATTCCTGCCCGGCGTAGGTGTCGATCCACTTCTGGTATGGGTTATTTGGCGCTGCGCGGCGGTAAATGTCGCTTCCAACCTCGCGGTAGATCCAGAAACAGGGGAGCAGCGCGGCCATGCCCTCTTCGTAACTGCGACCGGCAGTAGTTGCCAGCAGAAAGTTGGTGTAAGCGAAACACGAGGGTGACTGCTGGCGCGTCGGTGCATCGATGCCAAACTCGCGGAAGTAGGTGAAATGCAGCGCGCGCTCGACGACCGCCACTCCCTCGGCGAAGCGCGCAAACTGGATGATCGCCTCCTCATCGGGGGCGCGCCCGGCCATTGTCGCCAACGCGCGCGCAAAATCTGCCAGGTACAGGGCGTCTTGCTGCATGTAAAAGGCGAATTTCTCGTGCGACAGCGTTCCCTGCGCCAGTTCCTCGTTGAATGGATGCTGAATGATAGCCTGGTAGATGCCGGTGATCGACGACCAGAGTGTTTCGGTAAAGCGCATGACGACTCCTCCTTTGCGGCATACGACGTGTGCGCCTGCGTTGGTCTGTCGCACACAGGCGCATAGTGAATCGCTTCCGTAAGGGGGTGCAAAAACCGAAGAGGACCGCGAAGAGGAAACAGGCTGACAGCCATAGCGCTCAGCGACCGTTCCGATTTCCTACGCCGGCATTACCCGGATCAGGTGCAAAGGGTGCCCTCTCAGCCTCGCCGCGTCAGCGAAGCGCCCCTACGGAACACTGTGGAGTATACGCTGTCGCACAGCGCCTGTCAAGGCTGCGTCAATCCGTGGTCTATTCAAGCCCGAACCTACGGACGCAGCCCTTTGGCGTGCAGATGGGCGTCGAGCCACGCGGCATCTTCCGGCGACAGGTCAGGCGGCGGCGGCGGTTGGCGATAATCGATCCGTAAATCGTAGCGCGCGTTGCGGTACACCTGATGCACGAGCCGGGTCAAGGGCAGCGGCGCATCCGGGTCGGGTCGGCGCAGCGGCACAGGGACGGTCGGCAGCGGTTGCTGCAAGGGGCAGGTCCAGATGTCGATGGCGGGCCAGCGTTCGGCGCGACTGAGGAAGATGAAGTAGGGCGCGTTGGGCAGCGGGTCGGGGCGCGCCAGATTGGGGCGCTTCCCGCCGCGCAGCAGGTCGATTTCGAGCAGGTGGACGCCGCTCATAAAGAGTTCCTGGCGCTTCTTCTCGTAGGCGTCGGCGCCGTCGGGACCGGGGCGCTTGTTGACCGGCGAGAGGAGTTCGATGGCGGTCACGAGCGTCTCATCGACGACGGATCGGATTTCGATGCGCGCATAGCGGGTGGGGATTTCCGCCAGCGCGACGCCGGTGAGGGTAGGAGCGTCCACGCTGGCGGCCGCGATAGCAGCGGGTTCGCGTTCATACACGCCGATGTCGGGAACCAGCGCGCGGCGCGGCGCAGCAATCTCAATCTGCTCCAGCGCGACGTAGGGGGTAATCTGCGCAATGTACCCCGGCGCAATCCGCGCCTGAAGGTAATCGCAGGCGGCGCTAATGATACGATGATGAACATCGGGCCACAGGCTCGAATGCTCGAGATAAGGGTCCATTCCCGGAAATGGCGGTTCCATAGGCGCCTCCTGCTATCTGGCGAGCATCATAGCACAGAACCAGCGTTGCTGCATTGATCGCCTGATCACAGGGAATAATATAAATGGTCAGGACCCCGGCGGTTCGATACGCTCATCGCTTGTTGATGTGCTGCATAAGAGTACGCGGATTGACACGGATCGAGACGGATCGATCATCCATCACACACCAATCCGCGTCAATCCGTGGTCTATTCAAGCCCGGACCTACGGACGCAGCCCTTTGGCGCGCAGATGGGCGTCGAGCCACGCGGCATCTTCCGGCGACAGGTCAGGCGGCGGCGGCGGTTGGCGATAATCGATCCGTAAATCGTAGCGCGCGTTGCGGTACACCTGATGCACGAGCCGGGTCAAGGGCAGCGGCGCATCCGGGTCGGGTCGGCGCAGCGGCACAGGGACGGTCGGCAGCGGTTGCTGCAAGGGGCAGGTCCAGATGTCGATGGCGGGCCAGCGTTCGGCGCGACTGAGGAAGATGAAGTAGGGCGCGTTGGGCAGCGGGTCGGGGCGCGCCAGATTGGGGCGCTTCCCGCCGCGCAGCAGGTCGATTTCGAGCAGGTGGACGCCGCTCATAAAGAGTTCCTGGCGCTTCTTCTCGTAGGCGTCGGCGCCGTCGGGACCGGGGCGCTTGTTGACCGGCGAGAGGAGTTCGATGGCGGTCACGAGCGTCTCATCGACGACGGATCGGATTTCGATGCGCGCATAGCGGGTGGGGATTTCCGCCAGCGCGACGCCGGTGAGGGTAGGAGCGTCCACGCTGGCGGCCGCGATAGCAGCGGGTTCGCGTTCATACACGCCGATGTCGGGAACCAGCGCGCGGCGCGGCGCAGCGATCTCGATCTGCTCCAGCGCGACGTAGGGAGTAATCTGCGCAATGTACCCCGGCGCAATCCGCGCCTGCAAGTCGTCACGCATCGCCGTAATCAACCCGGTATGCACATCGGGCCACAAGCTCGAATGCTCGAGATAAGGGTCCATTCCCGGAAATGGCGGTTCCATGCGCGCCTCCTGATATTGCACAAGCATGATACCATGGAATGCCCAACTTCATTGACGAAATCGCGCGGTAATGCTATACTTCCTTCACATCGCGTCTTTCCGGCGCGGTGTGTTGTTCTGTACCGTCACACGTCGAAAGGAGCGCTGCAATTAGAGACCGGCTTCGTATCAACAATCGCATTCGCGCTCGCGAAGTGCGCTTGATTGACGAGAATGGCGCACAGGTCGGCATTGTCCCAATCCGCGATGCCCTGCTGATGGCGGAAGAGCGCGGGCTTGATCTGGTTGAAGTCGCGCCGAACGCCGTCCCGCCCGTCTGTCGCATTCTGGATTATGGCAAATTCCGCTACGAGCAGTCGAAGAAAGAGCGCGAGGCGCGGAAAAACCAGAAGCAGGTGGATGTCAAGCAGATCCGCCTGGAACCGAAAACCGATGAACACGATCTGGATGTCAAAGCCAAACAGGCGCGGCGTTTCTTGCTCGATGGCGACAAGGTCAAGTTCAATCTGCGGTTCCGCGGTCGTGAGATTTTCCATCAGGAAATTGGACTGGAAATGCTGGAACGCATGGCGGAGGAACTGCGCGACGTATCGGTTGTCGAGCAGCGACCAACGATGGAAGGGCGAGTGTTGACATTGTTGCTTGCGCCGAACCAGAAAGCCAGAACACAGGCGCAGCGTGAACGGCAGCAACAGGCGCCTCGCACTCCAACGCAAGCGAAGTCACAGGTCAGTGTGCCCGCGTCTGATGCAGCGCCCGACGATCAGTCCGACGAAGAGGAATAAACGCATGCCAAAGATGAAGACGCACAAAGGCGCGGCAAAACGGTTTACACTCACGGGAACAGGGAAAATGGTCCGCGCTGCCGGTCGTCGCGGGCACTTCCGCCGCCGGATGTCGCTGCGGATTTTGCAGCATCTTGATCGAACATTCGAAGTGCATAAGACGGTTCAGCGCCGCCTGCGCCGTGCATTGCCGTATATTGCAAAGCATAGCCGCTAGAAGCGCGTTTGTAGCCAGGACTCAGAGGTTGACACTATGGCCCGCGTGAAACGTGGTGTGATGGTGCGCAAGCGCCATAAAAAATTGCTCGAGCAGGCGAAAGGGTATCGCGGCAGCCGCAGCCGTCGCGTCAAAGTGGCGCGCGAAACGGTGATGAAGGCGCTCTGGTACGCCTATCGCGACCGGCGCAATCGCAAACGCGATTTTCGCCGCCTCTGGATTATCCGTATCAATGCCGCTGCTCGGATGCACGGCATGTCGTACAGCCGCCTGATGAACGGTCTCAAGCGCGCTGGCATCGAACTTGATCGCAAAGTGCTCGCCGATATGGCGGTGCGCGATCCTGCCGCCTTTGGGCGGGTCGTCGAACAGGCGCAGCAGGTGGTGTGATTACCAGCCCGGCGAATCAGCATGTCAAACGAATCCGCTCGCTGGCTGCCGACCGCCAGAAACGTCGCCGTGAGCGGATGTTCGTGCTTGAGGGGGTGCGCCTGGTCGCCGATGCGCTGGAGAGTGGCGCGACGCTGACGCTTGTGCTGTATGCGCCGGAACAATTGCAGCAGACGCCTGCCGGGTTGGATTTGTTGCAACGGCTTCAACGCCTGCCTGTCGGTTATGCGGCGACGCCGCAGGTGATTGCGTCAGTCGCCGATACCGTCCATCCGCAAGGAGTCGTGGCGCTTGCCCGATGGCCGCAAATCCCGCCAGGGAAACCTGGTCTGATTCTGGTGATCGATGCCGTGCAGGATCCCGGTAACTTGGGAACGCTCCTGCGCAGCGCTGAGGCTGTCGGCGTGGCGCAGACGCTCTGTAGCGTCGGTACGGTCGATGTCTATGCGCCGAAAGTGGTGCGTAGCGCGATGGGGGCGCACATTCGCCTGTCCATCGAGCAGGACGTCCGCTGGGATGAGATCGGCGAGCGTCTGGCAGATGTTGATCATGTCTATGCCGCCGATCCACATGCGCGCATGCCGTACTATGCCGCCGACTGGCGCCAACCGTCGGCGCTGCTGGTCGGGAATGAGGCGCACGGTTTGAGTGAGGCTGCGCGTCGGCTTGCTACCAAACCGATCACCATCCCCATGTGCGGGAGAGCCGAGTCGCTCAATGTCGCGGTGGCGGCAAGCGTGATCCTGTTCGAGGCGCTGCGGCAGCGCACGCTGGGACGTGGTTAATACCAATTACCTGTGACCGTCCGGCATGGTCACCCCGAGCAGCGCGAGGGGTCGTGCGCAACCCGCGCAGATTCCGCGCTGCGCTCGGAATGACACGCATGCGGCATCGTCAATCGTCATTGGTATACGTCATCATACACGCAGGCTATGACGAAGCGAGTAGGCGGGAGACAACGAGCAGAGAGCGATGGCCGAAGGGTGTGAGCCGTCGCCGTGACGCCCCGCTGAAGTTCCCTTCCGAGCCGCGACGGGGAAAGGAAGCGCAGGCTGCATAGCGGCTGTCTGCGCAGGCGCCGAGTAGTCGTTGCCGGTTGCCCTCCGCTATCGGGGCTATGAGGGTGGAGTCGCCATGGGCGATTCTGCCGAAACAGGGTGGTACCACGGGCCACGCCTCGTCCCTGGCGAGTGCGTGGCTTTGTTGTTGAGTGGAGGCAGCATGTCATTG
This region includes:
- the tenA gene encoding thiaminase II, whose product is MRFTETLWSSITGIYQAIIQHPFNEELAQGTLSHEKFAFYMQQDALYLADFARALATMAGRAPDEEAIIQFARFAEGVAVVERALHFTYFREFGIDAPTRQQSPSCFAYTNFLLATTAGRSYEEGMAALLPCFWIYREVGSDIYRRAAPNNPYQKWIDTYAGQEFAEWVNRAIDLTDAIADQASEPQKARMRDAFVHSSRLEWMFWDSAYRLEQWMP
- a CDS encoding DUF4058 family protein is translated as MEPPFPGMDPYLEHSSLWPDVHHRIISAACDYLQARIAPGYIAQITPYVALEQIEIAAPRRALVPDIGVYEREPAAIAAASVDAPTLTGVALAEIPTRYARIEIRSVVDETLVTAIELLSPVNKRPGPDGADAYEKKRQELFMSGVHLLEIDLLRGGKRPNLARPDPLPNAPYFIFLSRAERWPAIDIWTCPLQQPLPTVPVPLRRPDPDAPLPLTRLVHQVYRNARYDLRIDYRQPPPPPDLSPEDAAWLDAHLHAKGLRP
- a CDS encoding DUF4058 family protein yields the protein MEPPFPGMDPYLEHSSLWPDVHTGLITAMRDDLQARIAPGYIAQITPYVALEQIEIAAPRRALVPDIGVYEREPAAIAAASVDAPTLTGVALAEIPTRYARIEIRSVVDETLVTAIELLSPVNKRPGPDGADAYEKKRQELFMSGVHLLEIDLLRGGKRPNLARPDPLPNAPYFIFLSRAERWPAIDIWTCPLQQPLPTVPVPLRRPDPDAPLPLTRLVHQVYRNARYDLRIDYRQPPPPPDLSPEDAAWLDAHLRAKGLRP
- the infC gene encoding translation initiation factor IF-3: MCCSVPSHVERSAAIRDRLRINNRIRAREVRLIDENGAQVGIVPIRDALLMAEERGLDLVEVAPNAVPPVCRILDYGKFRYEQSKKEREARKNQKQVDVKQIRLEPKTDEHDLDVKAKQARRFLLDGDKVKFNLRFRGREIFHQEIGLEMLERMAEELRDVSVVEQRPTMEGRVLTLLLAPNQKARTQAQRERQQQAPRTPTQAKSQVSVPASDAAPDDQSDEEE
- a CDS encoding large ribosomal subunit protein bL35; its protein translation is MPKMKTHKGAAKRFTLTGTGKMVRAAGRRGHFRRRMSLRILQHLDRTFEVHKTVQRRLRRALPYIAKHSR
- the rplT gene encoding 50S ribosomal protein L20, which produces MARVKRGVMVRKRHKKLLEQAKGYRGSRSRRVKVARETVMKALWYAYRDRRNRKRDFRRLWIIRINAAARMHGMSYSRLMNGLKRAGIELDRKVLADMAVRDPAAFGRVVEQAQQVV
- a CDS encoding TrmH family RNA methyltransferase — its product is MITSPANQHVKRIRSLAADRQKRRRERMFVLEGVRLVADALESGATLTLVLYAPEQLQQTPAGLDLLQRLQRLPVGYAATPQVIASVADTVHPQGVVALARWPQIPPGKPGLILVIDAVQDPGNLGTLLRSAEAVGVAQTLCSVGTVDVYAPKVVRSAMGAHIRLSIEQDVRWDEIGERLADVDHVYAADPHARMPYYAADWRQPSALLVGNEAHGLSEAARRLATKPITIPMCGRAESLNVAVAASVILFEALRQRTLGRG